Below is a genomic region from Lawsonia intracellularis PHE/MN1-00.
TACTTAGTTACCGTTTTGCCATAAACGATATTGTGTTAATAATCGGAAGCTTATCTAGTTTCATTTTTCTATAAACAGTATTAATAGTTTTAAACCCATTTAAAAATACTGGAGAATCATATGTAATTTGATAGTGTTTTGTTAATGCTTGTAATGTGAGCTGGATATTTCTTTTTGAAAGTTTAAATAAATGTTTTTCATATTCCCAAGCTCTGGCTGCTGTTGTATGAAGTATATCTGGAAGATCGTATCTGTGAGCTTCACTAACAAAAATAAGTATCCCCCCCCCCCCCTCTGGTTATCTTATTGTAATTTAAAGCATTAAATAAATGTTTAATAAAATCAAATGGTTTTGAAATATGATGTAATACAGATGCACCATATATTACATCAAATTTTTCATCTATAGGAAAAAGTTCATTAGTAATAAGTCTACAGTCAAACCCTTGTTTAACCATATTATCAACACATGACTGTCTAACTTCAACGCCTATAAACTTTGCCTTAGGATATTTTTTTTGCAAGCTTTTAAAAAGTAAACCATCATTAAAACCAATCTCTAAAAAAGACATATTACTTGTCACAGTAAAATTTGAGTCTATATATTCAATAATTTGATTATACTTAGTCAACAATATATTTTTTTTATAATTTTTAGTATGAATAATATATTCATATTTTTTAGTATCATCTGATTGGATATCGATATTTTTCATTTTTATAGTTATTATATCTATTACACTTTTTTTATCATAAAAGATAAATTTCCTAGAAAAGAAATATGATGTAATTTCATTTTACGATATATATTATCAAGAGACTTAAACCCTGTTATACAAACAGGAGGATTAGAATCAATAACATATTCGTTTGTTAATGCTTGTAATGCATTTTTTATTTTATTTTTAGATATCTTAAATAATTGTTTTTCATACTTCCAGGT
It encodes:
- a CDS encoding class I SAM-dependent methyltransferase, with product MKNIDIQSDDTKKYEYIIHTKNYKKNILLTKYNQIIEYIDSNFTVTSNMSFLEIGFNDGLLFKSLQKKYPKAKFIGVEVRQSCVDNMVKQGFDCRLITNELFPIDEKFDVIYGASVLHHISKPFDFIKHLFNALNYNKITRGGGGDTYFC